From a region of the Panicum virgatum strain AP13 chromosome 2K, P.virgatum_v5, whole genome shotgun sequence genome:
- the LOC120672440 gene encoding putative F-box/LRR-repeat protein 23, whose product MMGPDKVCRAWRLAASDEPELWRRIDMRGHADLAYRGLADLDEMAAVAVLRSRGQCRAFWGECAGYNDGFLHLLAHQAPLLKSLILITCDGITSEGFTEAIQMFPLLEELQLSDCWNLRDRGLLGVVARACPRLKHLRHHRPCWSDTDEHNREAMGIAMMHELCSLQLFRNHLTNTGLAAIVDNCTHLESLDLRRCYLIDLDDDAIRAKCARIKTKKLYTPNSDDECEDFEPASPIWRRRHRKNPKRWNYLDLDDYADYYDPWYGLDSHDEAGLEVHGRMLCKSVRRYLNMEWPGIM is encoded by the exons ATGATGGGCCCCGACAAGGTGTGCCGTGCCTGGCGCCTCGCCGCGAGTGACGAGCCCGAGCTCTGGCGCCGCATTGACATGCGCGGCCACGCAGACCTCGCCTACCGGGGCCTGGCCGACCTCGACGAGATGGCCGCGGTCGCCGTGCTTCGCAGCCGGGGGCAGTGCCGCGCGTTCTGGGGAGAGTGTGCCGGCTACAACGATGGcttcctccacctcctcgcACATCA GGCGCCATTGCTGAAGAGCCTGATCCTCATCACGTGCGATGGAATCACGAGTGAAGGGTTCACGGAGGCCATACAGATGTTCCCTCTGCTCGAGGAGCTCCAACTTTCAGATTGCTGGAACCTCCGTGACAGGGGGCTGTTAGGGGTTGTCGCCCGGGCTTGCCCACGGCTGAAGCACCTGAGACATCACCGTCCTTGTTGGAGTGACACTGACGAGCACAACAGGGAAGCCATGGGGATTGCCATGATGCACGAGCTGTGCTCCCTGCAGCTCTTCCGTAACCACCTCACCAACACAGGACTAGCGGCTATCGTCGATAACTGCACGCACCTGGAGTCCCTTGACCTACGCAGATGCTACCTTATCGACCTTGATGACGACGCCATACGCGCTAAGTGTGCCAGGATCAAGACAAAGAAGCTATACACACCTAACTCGGATGATGAATGCGAGGACTTTGAGCCAGCGAGTCCAATATGGCGTCGTCGTCACAGGAAAAACCCTAAACGATGGAACTACTTGGACCTTGATGACTATGCTGATTATTATGATCCTTGGTACGGGCTCGACAGCCATGACGAGGCCGGTCTGGAGGTGCATGGTAGGATGCTTTGCAAGAGCGTGCGCAGGTATCTGAACATGGAATGGCCTGGAATAATGTAG